One window of the Chitinophaga niabensis genome contains the following:
- a CDS encoding alpha/beta fold hydrolase, with protein sequence MWKKISNGNHEGAYWAEGEGKAVVLIHGFAEDHSVWEHQTAFLRVHYRVLVPDLPGTGNSPLTQPLSVESMAEFIYAMLVAEGVSEATIIGHSMGGYVSLAFAEKYPHLLEGLGLFSSTAKADTPEKVEARQKSIRMMQQYDREPFLRQLLPNMFSEVFRNKQAARVESFVQQALPGNKEPLIAYYEAMIARPDRTAVLKEIKVPVLFFIGKDDQAVPPDNTLGQVTLPAIASVHIFDQVGHMGLLEVYEESNLVLHHFIAFCQRAL encoded by the coding sequence ATGTGGAAAAAAATCAGTAACGGGAACCATGAAGGTGCCTATTGGGCAGAAGGCGAAGGCAAAGCAGTTGTATTAATACATGGATTTGCGGAAGATCATTCGGTTTGGGAACATCAAACGGCGTTCCTGAGGGTACATTACCGCGTATTGGTACCAGACCTGCCGGGAACCGGCAACTCTCCGTTAACACAACCTTTAAGCGTAGAGAGCATGGCAGAATTCATCTACGCCATGCTGGTAGCAGAAGGAGTCAGCGAGGCTACAATTATCGGGCATTCCATGGGCGGATATGTGTCTCTCGCCTTTGCAGAAAAATATCCCCATCTGCTGGAAGGGCTGGGTTTATTCAGCTCCACTGCCAAAGCAGATACCCCGGAGAAAGTGGAAGCGCGGCAGAAATCTATCCGTATGATGCAGCAATACGACAGGGAACCATTTCTGCGGCAGTTACTGCCCAATATGTTCTCTGAAGTGTTCCGCAACAAACAGGCGGCCCGTGTGGAAAGTTTTGTGCAACAGGCCCTGCCGGGCAATAAAGAACCGCTCATTGCGTATTATGAAGCAATGATCGCCAGGCCGGACAGAACAGCGGTATTAAAAGAGATTAAAGTACCGGTGCTGTTTTTCATCGGCAAAGATGACCAGGCAGTACCGCCAGATAATACATTAGGACAAGTAACGCTCCCGGCTATTGCCAGCGTACATATTTTTGACCAGGTAGGACACATGGGGCTATTAGAGGTTTACGAAGAAAGTAATCTCGTCCTTCATCATTTTATAGCTTTTTGCCAGCGGGCGTTGTAA
- the lnt gene encoding apolipoprotein N-acyltransferase, with the protein MMHPTLRKRLPLLLSLLAGILMWAAWPTSPLTFLVFVGLVPLLALTDMVKGRGVYWGLTFLSFWIWNTGTTWWVGNTTVPASGIFANAFNALIMTIPWLGYKIARDRMSTAMSYFALIIYWLTFEYIHLEWDFSWPWLMLGNAFAMRPDWVQWYEYTGTSGGTLWVLLANILFYSVIKAKPSAVWKPLTLVIVPLALSYGLFPKPGKTDGIHVVVVQPNIDPYDEKFSEGSAQQQLEKFFTLTKQKIRPETRYVIWPETALFTQGAWEHELNLMPDVIQVRAFLQQYPNAKIIAGATTFKQYTGTAEVPLTARTRADGGPPYDAFNSAIQIDTSGNIQVYHKAKLVPGVELTPYMRYFPFMKKLALDFGGISGSYGLTPGVNLFTDSARGCNVFDAICYESVYGDFVAQKVREGANILAISTNDGWWGNTQGHKQHLQYARLRAIETRRWVARSANTGTSAFIDPWGAVIDPQPYWQQGIIAHDVTPRYDLTFYVKYSSSIAKAPLIFCILLLSYTIVLRVIRRQHVEKNQ; encoded by the coding sequence ATGATGCACCCGACCTTGCGCAAACGTCTTCCCCTGCTACTTAGCCTGCTTGCAGGGATCCTTATGTGGGCTGCCTGGCCTACCTCTCCTCTTACCTTCCTGGTATTTGTAGGATTAGTGCCCCTGCTGGCGCTCACAGATATGGTCAAAGGCCGCGGGGTATACTGGGGGCTTACTTTCCTCAGCTTCTGGATCTGGAACACCGGCACCACCTGGTGGGTAGGCAATACTACTGTTCCTGCCAGTGGCATCTTTGCCAATGCATTCAATGCGCTGATCATGACCATTCCCTGGCTGGGCTATAAAATAGCAAGGGACAGGATGAGCACAGCCATGAGTTATTTTGCACTCATCATTTACTGGTTAACTTTTGAATACATTCACCTGGAATGGGACTTCAGCTGGCCATGGCTTATGCTGGGCAATGCATTTGCGATGCGGCCGGACTGGGTGCAATGGTATGAATATACCGGCACCTCCGGCGGAACACTATGGGTATTGCTGGCCAACATCCTCTTCTACAGTGTGATAAAAGCCAAACCTTCTGCCGTATGGAAACCTTTAACATTAGTGATTGTTCCGCTGGCGCTTTCCTATGGGCTGTTTCCGAAACCGGGCAAAACAGATGGCATACATGTAGTAGTTGTGCAACCTAATATTGACCCCTATGATGAAAAGTTCAGTGAAGGATCTGCGCAACAGCAACTGGAAAAATTCTTTACGCTCACCAAACAAAAGATCAGGCCGGAAACACGGTATGTGATCTGGCCGGAAACAGCCCTTTTTACACAAGGGGCCTGGGAGCATGAACTGAACCTTATGCCGGATGTGATCCAGGTGCGAGCATTCTTACAGCAATATCCCAATGCTAAGATCATTGCAGGAGCTACTACCTTTAAACAATATACCGGAACAGCTGAAGTACCATTAACCGCAAGAACACGTGCAGATGGTGGCCCTCCTTATGATGCGTTTAATTCTGCTATACAGATCGATACCTCCGGCAATATACAGGTGTATCATAAAGCGAAATTAGTGCCCGGGGTAGAACTGACTCCGTATATGCGTTATTTCCCATTCATGAAAAAACTGGCCTTGGACTTTGGCGGAATTTCCGGTAGTTATGGTCTTACCCCCGGGGTAAACTTATTTACAGATTCCGCGCGGGGCTGTAATGTTTTTGATGCCATCTGTTATGAATCCGTATATGGTGATTTTGTAGCACAAAAAGTGCGGGAAGGAGCTAACATATTGGCTATTAGCACTAATGACGGATGGTGGGGCAATACCCAGGGCCATAAACAGCATTTACAATATGCAAGGCTGAGAGCGATAGAAACCAGGCGCTGGGTTGCGCGCAGTGCAAATACCGGCACCTCCGCTTTTATTGATCCCTGGGGCGCAGTGATTGATCCTCAGCCTTATTGGCAACAAGGAATTATTGCACATGATGTAACACCACGATATGATCTTACGTTTTACGTAAAATATAGCAGCAGCATCGCCAAAGCTCCCCTGATCTTTTGTATATTGCTCTTGTCATACACCATTGTTTTACGTGTAATACGCAGGCAACATGTGGAAAAAAATCAGTAA
- the guaB gene encoding IMP dehydrogenase — translation MPAGKSKQKFVADGLTFDDVLLVPAYSEVLPREVNISTQLTKNIRINIPMVSAAMDTVTEAKLAIALAREGGIGILHKNMSTEKQAELVRKVKRSESGMILDPLTLSADSTIGQALKMMRENGIGGIPIVDGDKKLKGILTNRDLRFEKHNTKRLISEVMTKENLILAPEGTDLKKAEKILQQHRIEKLPVVNKQGKLVGLITYRDILQLQSFPQSAKDSYGRLLVGAALGITPDVLDRAAALLHEGVDVVTLDSAHGHSIYVLEALKKLKKTFPKLQVIGGNVATAEGALALAAAGADAVKVGVGPGSICTTRVVTGAGFPQLSAILNAAQALKKSGVPVIADGGIRYTGDMVKALVAGASTIMAGSIFAGVEESPGETIIYEGRKFKSYRGMGSIEAMSEGSKDRYFQDVEADIKKLVPEGIVGRVPYKGNLSEVVQQFAGGLRAGMGYSGSKDIKTLQEAQFVKITSATVKENHPHDVVITKEAPNYSR, via the coding sequence ATGCCTGCGGGAAAATCCAAACAGAAATTTGTAGCTGACGGTCTCACCTTTGACGATGTACTCCTTGTACCGGCTTACTCCGAAGTGCTGCCCAGAGAAGTAAATATCTCTACCCAACTTACCAAAAACATCCGAATCAACATACCCATGGTGTCTGCCGCTATGGATACCGTTACTGAAGCTAAATTGGCCATTGCACTGGCACGTGAAGGCGGCATCGGCATCCTGCACAAGAACATGAGCACAGAGAAACAGGCGGAACTGGTAAGGAAAGTGAAACGCAGCGAGAGCGGAATGATCCTGGACCCGCTGACACTCAGTGCCGATTCTACTATAGGACAGGCTTTGAAGATGATGCGGGAAAACGGCATCGGTGGTATTCCCATCGTTGACGGTGACAAGAAACTGAAAGGCATTCTCACCAATCGTGACCTCCGTTTCGAGAAACACAATACAAAAAGGCTCATCAGTGAAGTGATGACCAAAGAAAACCTGATCCTTGCCCCGGAAGGCACTGATCTGAAAAAAGCAGAAAAGATCCTCCAGCAACACCGCATTGAAAAACTGCCGGTGGTGAATAAACAAGGTAAACTGGTAGGCCTTATTACTTACCGGGACATCCTCCAACTCCAAAGTTTCCCTCAATCTGCTAAGGACAGCTATGGCCGTTTACTCGTAGGTGCAGCCCTGGGTATTACACCAGACGTACTGGACCGCGCAGCCGCTTTATTACATGAAGGCGTGGACGTTGTGACACTGGATAGTGCGCATGGCCACTCCATCTATGTACTGGAAGCATTGAAGAAACTCAAGAAAACATTCCCTAAACTGCAGGTGATAGGCGGAAACGTAGCAACGGCAGAAGGTGCACTGGCACTGGCTGCAGCAGGTGCTGACGCCGTAAAAGTGGGGGTAGGCCCCGGCTCCATCTGTACTACCCGCGTAGTAACAGGTGCCGGTTTCCCTCAACTGTCTGCTATCCTCAATGCTGCACAGGCATTGAAAAAATCAGGCGTTCCCGTGATTGCAGATGGTGGTATCCGTTATACCGGTGATATGGTGAAAGCCCTGGTGGCAGGCGCCTCCACCATCATGGCAGGTTCCATCTTTGCCGGTGTGGAAGAAAGCCCCGGAGAAACCATCATCTACGAAGGCCGTAAGTTCAAATCTTATCGTGGTATGGGTTCCATCGAAGCCATGTCTGAAGGCAGCAAGGACCGTTATTTCCAGGATGTGGAAGCGGATATCAAAAAGCTGGTACCGGAAGGAATTGTGGGTCGCGTACCTTACAAAGGCAACCTCTCTGAAGTGGTACAGCAATTTGCAGGCGGATTACGTGCAGGTATGGGTTACTCCGGTTCCAAAGATATCAAAACCTTACAGGAAGCGCAGTTTGTGAAGATCACTTCCGCTACTGTAAAAGAGAACCATCCGCATGATGTGGTGATCACCAAAGAAGCGCCGAATTACAGCCGCTAA
- the dprA gene encoding DNA-processing protein DprA: MCEEMFNRVALTLIPQIGDVVAKELLHHFGNAADVFAAKKRELERIPGVGEYRANAIKSFCEHHIVEKEIQFMERNDVEAVFYTDATYPERLRHCYDSPVMLYHKGSTALQAPKMLGIVGTRQPTAYGIQLCEQFIDAFKAEDITIVSGLAYGIDITAHRAALQAGLPTIGVLAHGLQTLYPAAHYYTAQQMLQQGGLLTDFHSSASLNKQNFPRRNRIVAGICDAILVIESGVKGGSLITADIAAGYNRDVMALPGRVGDPGSAGCLELIKQNKASLVTSPQDVLEILNWRPLAPVAQPVLQQTLFNTLDADEKVLLQLLEAHKALHLDELQQRSALSRSQVSEKLMHLEMMALLRPLPGNTYELINT, encoded by the coding sequence ATGTGTGAAGAAATGTTTAACCGGGTAGCCCTTACTTTAATCCCGCAGATCGGCGATGTGGTAGCTAAAGAATTACTGCATCACTTTGGAAACGCCGCCGATGTTTTCGCTGCCAAAAAAAGAGAACTGGAACGTATTCCCGGTGTTGGGGAATACCGGGCCAATGCCATTAAAAGTTTCTGCGAACACCACATCGTTGAAAAAGAAATACAGTTCATGGAAAGGAACGATGTGGAAGCTGTTTTTTATACAGATGCCACCTATCCTGAACGTCTGCGGCACTGCTATGACAGCCCTGTGATGTTATACCATAAGGGCAGCACTGCATTACAAGCTCCTAAAATGCTGGGCATTGTGGGTACCCGCCAGCCTACTGCTTATGGTATACAACTCTGCGAACAATTCATCGATGCATTCAAGGCAGAAGATATCACCATTGTAAGCGGTTTGGCTTATGGCATAGATATCACTGCGCACCGTGCTGCTTTACAGGCTGGTTTACCTACCATCGGTGTACTGGCGCATGGCCTGCAAACCCTCTACCCTGCAGCACATTATTATACAGCACAGCAAATGTTGCAGCAGGGCGGGTTGCTCACAGATTTTCACAGCAGCGCCAGCCTGAACAAACAAAACTTCCCCCGCAGGAACCGGATCGTTGCCGGGATCTGCGATGCCATCCTGGTCATAGAAAGTGGTGTTAAGGGAGGTTCGCTGATCACCGCAGATATAGCAGCCGGTTATAACAGGGATGTAATGGCTCTGCCGGGAAGGGTCGGAGATCCGGGATCTGCAGGTTGCCTGGAACTCATTAAACAAAATAAGGCCTCCCTGGTCACCAGCCCGCAGGATGTACTGGAAATATTAAATTGGAGGCCCCTGGCCCCGGTGGCTCAGCCCGTTTTGCAACAAACTCTTTTTAATACCCTGGATGCTGACGAAAAAGTGCTCCTTCAGTTACTGGAAGCACACAAAGCCCTCCACCTGGATGAACTCCAGCAGCGCAGCGCTTTGAGCAGATCGCAGGTATCTGAGAAGCTCATGCACCTGGAAATGATGGCATTGCTAAGGCCCTTACCGGGAAATACATACGAATTAATCAATACATGA
- a CDS encoding 5'-nucleotidase, lipoprotein e(P4) family, whose product MKHTSFLICLLLTITACRTQKVTQSTTSLQHGPAWGALWQQRAAEYKALCLQAYQLAAIRVEEMSHQQTLRPRAIVTDIDETVLDNSPFSVTSAFNGQPFTQQAWEQWTSKAICDTVPGALAFFKYAASTGLTIYYITNRQESERAATLKNLQKWDFPFADNEHLVLSSGSSDKEPRRSAIEKKYEIAMLVGDNLGDFSDVFYKKTSDERNAAVERLHAEFGRRFIMLPNVMYGDWLSSLFPKNVKLDAQQMDSVLRHAVRGL is encoded by the coding sequence ATGAAGCACACCTCTTTTCTTATCTGTTTGTTATTAACCATCACCGCATGCCGTACGCAAAAAGTTACGCAAAGCACCACATCATTACAGCATGGTCCGGCATGGGGTGCACTATGGCAACAGCGTGCCGCAGAGTATAAAGCGTTATGCCTGCAGGCTTACCAGTTAGCTGCCATACGTGTGGAGGAAATGAGTCATCAGCAAACGCTTCGCCCACGTGCGATTGTTACGGACATTGATGAAACAGTGCTGGATAACAGTCCCTTCTCCGTAACATCTGCATTCAATGGCCAACCTTTTACACAGCAGGCATGGGAACAATGGACCTCCAAAGCTATCTGTGATACCGTTCCCGGTGCATTGGCCTTTTTTAAATATGCGGCTTCAACAGGGCTCACCATTTATTACATCACCAACAGGCAGGAATCTGAACGTGCAGCTACTTTAAAGAACCTGCAGAAATGGGATTTTCCTTTTGCAGATAATGAACACCTGGTCCTTTCTTCCGGTAGCTCAGATAAAGAGCCTCGCCGTTCCGCAATAGAAAAGAAGTATGAGATTGCTATGCTGGTAGGGGATAACCTCGGCGATTTTTCTGATGTGTTCTATAAGAAAACATCTGATGAAAGGAATGCTGCCGTGGAAAGATTACATGCAGAGTTTGGCAGGCGTTTTATTATGCTGCCGAATGTGATGTATGGAGACTGGCTCTCCTCTCTGTTTCCAAAGAATGTAAAGTTGGATGCGCAACAAATGGACAGCGTGTTACGGCACGCCGTGAGAGGGTTATAG
- a CDS encoding OmpA family protein: protein MISIRLTAQTVTYETAGKKAQAFFDLAIDAMRVYQPKEAIKHLQDAIKAQPKFADAYGQMGLSYVELKQYTQALEAFTKLQELAPDDMRRVRLANAKALAGNGRFKEALDMVNQFIETAKAPVANADKLKKNMEFAVTTTPVPFQPQNLGDHINSIDPEYFPSLTIDGKTLVYTRRVKGRNEDFFVSAKDSIQWQAAKDMGEPVNSAFNEGAQNISQDGEMLVFTGCDFPDGRGSCDIYYAVKTAEGWQAPKNIGGAINTRAWESQPCLSPDKQTLYFARETDDAGADIFVSQLGKDGQWSRAEKLGPNINTPGRETTPFLHADGQTLYFASNGHPGYGGLDIFYSRKQADGSWGPAVNLGYPINTIEEDASLAVAADGKTAYFASDRSDSRGALDIYSFELYEAARPLPTLYLKGYVYDAKTNARLTASLELIDLQNKLTIATIRSNENGDFIVPLPTGKDYAFSVNKKGYLFYSENFSLKEVKTGEPFEKNLPLQPLEANAVVILRNIFFETKQYALQPASATELDKLVALLKDNPTMQIEISGHTDNVGSDADNQLLSENRAKSVVQYLIQKGIAAERLKAKGFGETKAIDTNDTEAGRAQNRRTELKVISL, encoded by the coding sequence ATGATCAGCATCCGCCTGACGGCACAAACAGTCACGTATGAAACGGCCGGCAAAAAAGCCCAGGCCTTTTTTGATCTGGCCATTGATGCCATGCGTGTTTATCAACCAAAAGAAGCTATCAAACATTTACAGGATGCCATCAAAGCACAACCGAAATTTGCAGATGCCTACGGGCAGATGGGGCTTTCCTATGTAGAACTGAAACAATACACCCAGGCCCTGGAAGCCTTTACCAAACTACAGGAACTGGCTCCCGATGATATGCGTAGAGTACGTTTGGCCAATGCAAAAGCACTTGCCGGCAACGGCCGTTTCAAGGAAGCGCTGGACATGGTGAACCAATTCATCGAAACAGCCAAAGCGCCTGTTGCTAATGCAGATAAGCTGAAGAAAAACATGGAATTTGCGGTGACCACCACACCAGTTCCCTTTCAACCGCAAAACCTGGGAGATCATATCAATTCCATAGATCCTGAATATTTCCCTTCCCTCACCATAGACGGTAAAACGTTAGTGTATACACGAAGAGTGAAAGGAAGGAATGAAGATTTCTTTGTTTCTGCGAAAGACAGCATTCAATGGCAGGCAGCAAAAGATATGGGAGAACCTGTGAACTCCGCTTTCAATGAAGGTGCGCAGAATATTTCGCAGGACGGGGAAATGCTGGTGTTCACCGGTTGCGATTTCCCGGATGGGCGTGGCAGTTGTGATATCTATTATGCAGTTAAAACAGCAGAAGGCTGGCAGGCTCCGAAGAACATAGGCGGCGCTATCAATACCCGCGCCTGGGAATCACAGCCCTGCCTCTCTCCTGATAAACAAACATTGTACTTTGCCCGTGAAACAGATGATGCAGGTGCAGATATTTTTGTAAGCCAGCTGGGAAAAGACGGGCAATGGTCCCGCGCAGAAAAGCTGGGGCCGAATATCAATACTCCCGGCCGGGAAACTACGCCGTTCCTGCATGCAGATGGACAAACTTTATACTTCGCTTCCAACGGGCACCCCGGTTACGGTGGTCTGGATATTTTCTATTCCCGCAAACAGGCGGATGGCAGCTGGGGGCCTGCTGTAAATCTTGGTTATCCTATCAACACCATAGAAGAAGATGCAAGCCTTGCAGTAGCCGCAGATGGTAAAACCGCTTATTTTGCATCAGACAGATCGGATAGCCGTGGCGCATTGGATATCTATAGTTTTGAATTGTACGAGGCTGCAAGGCCTTTGCCTACACTGTACCTGAAAGGATATGTGTATGATGCCAAAACGAATGCAAGATTAACAGCATCACTTGAACTGATAGATCTGCAGAACAAACTGACCATTGCTACGATCCGCAGTAATGAGAACGGAGATTTTATTGTACCGCTTCCTACCGGTAAGGATTATGCATTTTCTGTAAATAAAAAAGGATACCTTTTCTATTCAGAGAACTTCTCTTTAAAGGAAGTAAAAACAGGAGAACCATTTGAAAAGAACCTTCCCCTGCAACCACTGGAAGCAAATGCTGTAGTGATCCTCCGCAACATCTTCTTTGAAACAAAACAATATGCACTGCAACCCGCTTCTGCTACCGAACTGGATAAACTCGTAGCCTTGCTGAAAGATAATCCCACCATGCAGATAGAGATCAGCGGGCACACGGATAATGTGGGCAGCGATGCAGATAATCAATTACTGTCTGAGAACCGCGCGAAATCTGTTGTACAGTACCTCATTCAAAAAGGCATTGCTGCTGAGCGCCTGAAAGCAAAAGGTTTTGGTGAAACAAAAGCTATTGACACAAATGATACAGAAGCAGGCCGTGCGCAGAACAGGAGAACAGAATTAAAGGTGATCAGTTTGTAG
- the folD gene encoding bifunctional methylenetetrahydrofolate dehydrogenase/methenyltetrahydrofolate cyclohydrolase FolD has product MQILDGKLVSKAIKDQLALNVAELKAQGKKVPHLAAILVGNDGASETYVASKVKSCAEIGYHSTLLRFDDHISEKHLLDHINMLNENPDVDGILVQLPLPKSINEELVINTIDPSKDVDGFHPMNVGKMVSGLPTFIPATPYGIMLMLEHYNIETKGKHAVVIGRSHIVGTPMSILLSRNSNPGNCTVTLCHSQTKNLKELCLQADIVVAAIGRPDFVTADMVKEGAVVIDVGINRVVDASKKSGFRLVGDVKFDEVAPKCSFITPVPGGVGPMTIAALLKNTYHSAIGQKGNRN; this is encoded by the coding sequence ATGCAAATTTTAGACGGTAAACTTGTTTCCAAGGCAATTAAAGATCAACTGGCGCTCAATGTAGCTGAACTGAAAGCGCAAGGCAAAAAGGTTCCTCACCTCGCCGCCATCCTGGTAGGCAATGACGGAGCAAGCGAGACTTACGTAGCTTCTAAAGTAAAATCCTGTGCAGAGATCGGCTACCATTCCACCCTTCTGCGTTTCGATGATCACATTTCAGAAAAGCATTTGCTGGACCACATCAATATGCTGAATGAAAATCCGGATGTGGATGGCATCCTCGTGCAATTGCCGTTACCTAAAAGCATCAACGAAGAACTGGTGATCAACACCATTGATCCCAGTAAGGATGTAGACGGCTTTCATCCCATGAACGTGGGTAAAATGGTGAGCGGCCTCCCTACTTTTATTCCTGCCACTCCTTACGGCATCATGCTGATGCTGGAGCATTATAATATTGAAACAAAAGGCAAACATGCCGTAGTGATAGGCCGCAGTCATATTGTGGGTACCCCCATGAGCATTCTGCTGAGCCGCAACAGCAATCCCGGCAACTGTACCGTTACGCTGTGCCACTCTCAAACAAAGAACCTGAAAGAACTGTGCCTGCAGGCAGACATCGTGGTAGCCGCTATCGGCCGTCCTGATTTTGTAACGGCAGACATGGTGAAAGAAGGTGCTGTGGTAATTGACGTAGGGATCAACCGTGTAGTGGATGCCAGCAAGAAAAGCGGTTTCCGCCTTGTTGGTGATGTGAAATTTGATGAAGTAGCGCCTAAATGCAGCTTTATTACCCCGGTGCCTGGTGGTGTTGGTCCCATGACCATTGCAGCATTGCTAAAAAACACCTATCATTCAGCTATTGGCCAGAAAGGTAACCGCAATTAA
- the pckA gene encoding phosphoenolpyruvate carboxykinase (ATP) produces the protein MQISSVRDTLRELRELGIENTADVHYQLTPEELTAQTLARKQGSLSETGALVVNTGEFTGRSPKDKFIVKDSITATTVNWNDFNLPFSAENFDRLYQKVTRYFAGKSVWVRDCQACADPEYRLNIRVITETPWASLFAYNMFLRPHEEELEQTDPDWTVIQAPGCVADPATDGTRQHNFAVVNFTKKMIIIGGSAYTGEIKKGIFTILNYVLPHEKNVLSMHCSANQGRNGDTAVFFGLSGTGKTTLSADPERKLIGDDEHGWTNTGVFNFEGGCYAKTIDLSEEKEPQIFHAIREYALVENTGFFPGTHRINYADKSITENTRVSYPLHYIDNALEPSIGSLPKNIFFLTCDAYGVLPPISRLSPGQAMYQFISGYTAKVAGTEAGVTEPKSTFSACFGAPFLPLHPARYAQMLGERLRKHQVNVWLINTGWTGGAYGTGSRIKLNLTRAMISAALKGELEKVAYKNHEVFGVSIPESCPGVPAEILDPRNTWADGAAYDKQAKDLAGQFVKNFEKYAAQADKEILAAAPKA, from the coding sequence ATGCAAATCAGCAGTGTAAGGGACACACTCAGGGAATTGCGGGAATTGGGCATAGAGAACACCGCCGATGTACATTACCAATTAACCCCGGAAGAGCTGACTGCTCAAACCCTGGCACGCAAGCAGGGTAGTCTTAGCGAAACGGGCGCATTGGTGGTGAATACGGGGGAGTTTACCGGCCGTTCTCCTAAAGACAAGTTCATAGTGAAAGACAGCATCACTGCTACAACTGTGAACTGGAACGATTTCAACCTACCGTTCTCTGCCGAAAATTTTGACAGGCTCTATCAGAAAGTGACCCGTTATTTTGCGGGAAAATCAGTTTGGGTGAGAGATTGCCAGGCATGTGCTGATCCGGAGTACCGGCTCAACATCCGGGTAATTACAGAGACCCCATGGGCCAGCCTCTTTGCCTACAATATGTTCCTCCGCCCCCACGAGGAAGAACTGGAGCAAACGGACCCTGACTGGACGGTTATCCAGGCTCCGGGCTGTGTAGCAGATCCAGCTACAGATGGTACCCGCCAGCACAATTTTGCGGTAGTGAACTTTACCAAAAAGATGATCATCATTGGTGGCTCTGCCTATACCGGTGAGATCAAGAAAGGTATCTTCACCATCCTTAATTATGTACTGCCGCATGAAAAGAATGTACTGAGTATGCACTGCTCTGCCAACCAGGGCCGCAATGGTGATACCGCTGTATTCTTTGGCCTGAGTGGTACCGGCAAAACCACGCTGAGTGCAGATCCGGAACGTAAGCTCATTGGAGACGATGAACATGGATGGACCAACACCGGCGTTTTCAATTTTGAAGGTGGCTGTTACGCCAAAACTATCGACCTCAGCGAGGAGAAGGAACCACAGATCTTCCATGCCATCCGCGAATATGCGCTGGTAGAGAACACCGGCTTCTTCCCCGGCACACACAGGATCAATTATGCAGATAAGAGCATCACGGAAAACACCCGTGTTTCTTACCCCCTGCATTATATAGATAATGCCCTGGAACCTTCCATCGGCAGTCTTCCTAAAAACATTTTCTTCCTCACCTGCGATGCATATGGCGTGTTACCGCCCATTTCCAGGCTAAGCCCGGGACAGGCTATGTACCAGTTCATTTCCGGTTATACTGCTAAAGTAGCAGGTACGGAAGCAGGTGTTACAGAACCAAAATCCACATTCAGCGCATGTTTCGGCGCACCATTCCTTCCCTTACACCCTGCCCGTTACGCGCAGATGCTGGGAGAAAGGTTGCGTAAACACCAGGTGAATGTATGGCTCATCAATACCGGCTGGACGGGTGGCGCTTATGGTACAGGCAGCAGGATCAAACTGAACCTGACCCGCGCTATGATCAGCGCAGCGCTGAAAGGAGAACTGGAAAAGGTAGCTTACAAAAACCACGAGGTTTTTGGTGTATCCATTCCTGAATCCTGCCCCGGCGTACCTGCAGAAATCCTGGATCCCCGTAATACCTGGGCTGATGGCGCAGCGTACGACAAACAGGCAAAAGACCTTGCAGGCCAGTTCGTTAAAAATTTTGAAAAATATGCAGCACAGGCCGATAAAGAGATCCTGGCTGCCGCCCCCAAAGCATAA